The Candidatus Margulisiibacteriota bacterium region GCGTGCTGATCACCACGCCTTCCAGCGCTTGTTTGTTTTCCTCAATATAAGCGATCTGCCAGGGCTCCAGCGAGCGGCGCACCGTAAGCAATTCATAGGGCAGATAATCTTTGTTTTTTAATTTGCGCTCCAGAGCGGACGTGTCGATCTTGATATTTTTCAAAAAATTCAGCACAAAATCTTGATTTTTGATCTGATAAGGCAGCACATCCAGCGCGTAAACCGATTTGCTTTCCGCCAGCACAATACCGTAGCGGTCGTAAATGAGCCCCCGCGGCGCGATAGCTGGAATGATCCGCGAGCGGATGCTGTCGGCCAAAAAATCGTAATAGCGGCGCTGCAAAATCTGCAAATAAAACAAACGCGCCAGCAGCACGGCCAGCAGAAAAACTCCAAGCCACCAAGTGTGTTTGGCTATCGCCTGCCTGCGCCTGCTAAGCATAAAGGCGGCGTTTCCCTTTGAGGAAAAATTGCAGCAACCAAAAGAATAATAAATTTAAAAGCAGCGTCCCAAAATACTGCGGCAACGAAAGCACAATAAAACGTCCGAGAAAAATTTTGGTCAAGACCGCATAACCGCCGTGGAGCAACAGTGAACCCAGCAGCATATTCACAAAAACCAGCGAACGGAAATCCCGGAAAATGCTGGCCGGCATGAAACCGCAGAGCAGACCAAGCAGGCCATACAGCGCGATATTGTAAAAACCGCTGCCGTTCGAGAGATCTAAAAAAACTCCGGTCAGCAAACCGGCCAGCAGTCCTCCGGAGGCGCGGCCGGACAAACCAAAACAGACCACCAGCAGGAGCAGCTCCGGCCGCGCCGGCCAGTCCGCCAGCCACGTCGTCTGCAAAATATAGGCCAGCAAAAAAACCACGCCGTACAACAAATAACTCATTGCACAAAAAAGACTATGTCCAGACTGGACAAATCGACATACGGCGCGACGCTGACTTTTTTGACCAGATTGTTGGCGGCTAATTCCACGCGCGTGACCACACCGATCGGCAGGCCTCTTTTGTAACGGTAGCTGTGGCCGGAAGTGAGCAGGCGGTCGCCCTCCTGAATATCGGAATGCTGCGTCGCGTATTTCAGCTCCAGCCGGTTATGGTCCTGGCCGGCCAGCACATAAATGCCGCCGGTGCGCTCATTGACACAGCTAACATTGACCAGCGGGTCGGTGATCAGGATCACGCGCGCGGAGTCCGCGCCGATCGTTTCGGCATAGCCGACTAAGCCCTTTTCGGCAATGACCGCCTGTCCGGCGCGCACGCCGGATTTGGCGCCTTTGTCGGCCAGCGCAAAACGGAACCATTGATCGGCGCTACGACCGGTGATCTCCGCCGGCACTAAACCGCCGCTGTAGCCGCGCTGAAAACGCAGCGCTTCGCGCAGGCGTTTGTTGTCATAAGCGGCCGCCTGCAGCAGTGTCTCCGCGGCAAGCTGTTTGCGGTACAAAATCTCGTACCGCCGGTCGCGCCCGCGCTGGACCGTGACTAAACGCAGGGTTTCGGCAAAATCGGCCAGCCAGTTTTCCGCCCTTTTTTCTATTTTTTGCAGCGCGGCAATTTTGTCCGTCAAAAGCGCCGGCGCTTTTTCCAGCGGCAAAAAAGTCAGCAGCTTCAGCGCGCCACCTAAAAAAAGAATGAGCAGAAAAATTTTTAAGAGAAAAAACCACCAGCCGCGCATAAATGGGGAGTATTATACCATGTAGCAGGCAGCGTTGCATGCAACGCTGCCACCCACGGTAATATTATCTCACGACGGTCAGTCTGCCGATAAATCTGTGGCCTTCTTCATCCGTCAGCAGGATGATGTAGATACCCGAAGCCACTCTAGCGCCGCGGCTGTTGGTCAGATCCCACTCCAGACTGTGCGTCGCTGGGTTGGGATCTTCCAGCTTCGTCACCAATTCGCCGGAGATCGTGTAGACCTTCGCCCGCGTAGTCTCCGTGATATTCTCGATCACGATCCGGTCACGGTCGGCCACACCGTCTTCGCCATTGGCCAGATCACCGTCGCTGCCTTTGTATGGATTCGGGAACATATGCACCTCTTTCAGATCATCCGCAAAGGTAGTCGTGTCAAAGATCCGGTACATACCAAAGCCGATCAGCGGAGCAGACAGCATGCGTTTTTCTTTGTCGTGCGCGGTTATGCCGTTGGTTTCTTTCGCTTCCTGACCGGGCACCAGCACCCATTCGTTTTTGACCGGATCGAGATAGAAGATCCGGAACGTATCCGTCTTGCCATTAACCCGCTCTTCAGCTTCTTCGCTGTAGGTGAGCACGATATTGCCAGTCGGCTGGGCGTCTGGCTCTTCCTGTACGATCGGCAGCGAAGTCGCGTCTAGCTCTGGCGCGTATTTCACTCCGCCCAGTTTGCTGCTGGCCATTTGCATAGCCTGCTGCTGGTCGTTGACATTAGCCGTAGTACCGACATCCAGACCGCGGATCACCATGCCGCGCGGGGCC contains the following coding sequences:
- the mreC gene encoding rod shape-determining protein MreC, with amino-acid sequence MRGWWFFLLKIFLLILFLGGALKLLTFLPLEKAPALLTDKIAALQKIEKRAENWLADFAETLRLVTVQRGRDRRYEILYRKQLAAETLLQAAAYDNKRLREALRFQRGYSGGLVPAEITGRSADQWFRFALADKGAKSGVRAGQAVIAEKGLVGYAETIGADSARVILITDPLVNVSCVNERTGGIYVLAGQDHNRLELKYATQHSDIQEGDRLLTSGHSYRYKRGLPIGVVTRVELAANNLVKKVSVAPYVDLSSLDIVFFVQ